The Methyloceanibacter sp. wino2 nucleotide sequence AAGCTGCCGGACAATCCCGGTTCGTATCAGGCGGCAGTCGCCGGCGTGCTGAGTGTGATCCGCAACATGGCCACGCCCTTCGGCGCCAACGATCCCGTCCGACCCAACATCGCGGCGACCATCTGGCGGACGATCAGTGACTGCACGAACAAGCGCTACTATTTCGAGTTCTGCGACATGCCCAATGTGGTGTGGATCGACCTGGCGAAGTTGAATCTCGAAGAAGGCGCTCCGGCCCAAATGTTCGACCTCGCTACCGACATCGAAGCATCGGGCGAAGTATCGGGAAAGTTCAAGCCGGCAGACCCGTTCGCTTTCCAAAAGGCCGCCACGTCCGTCACCTGGAAGCCCGCGGCCTGACCTTGGGAGGAACGTCAGATGTATCGCTTTGTCCTGCTGCTTTTGGCCTTCATTGCCGCGTCAATCCCGACGCTCGCACAAGACGCGGGCACGAAGCCGCAAACGCTGTTCACCAACGTCAACGTCTTCGACGGCAAGAACGAGGAGCTCATCGAGAATGCCAACGTTCTGGTCGATGGCAATCTGATCAAGCAGGTCTCGGTTGAGCCTATAAGGAACGTAGGATGAAACACCTTCTGAAAGCCTTTCGTCTGCCATTCGCCTGCCTGCTGATCGCCTGCGCGACGGTGATGACGGCAAACGCCCAATCCGCGCCGTCGCCCGATCACCCGGAATGGGCAGCCGCACTCAAGGCCGCGGGGACACCGATCACGGTGTACACGGCCAAAAAGATCTACACGATGGATCCGGGCCGGCCCGAGGCCACTGCCATTGCCGTTCTGGACGGCAGGGTTCTGTCCACCGGCACCTTGGAATCGATGAAGCCGTGGCTGTCGCGCTACAACTACACCGTCGACGACACCCTTAAAGACAAGATCGTCATGCCGGGCTTCATCGAGCCCCATACGCATTTCTATATGTCAGCGGGCTTCATGGCGCTCAGCTATATCGGGCCGATCGAACTGCCGAACCCGGCGGGCGGCATGTACGAGCCGGTGCCCACGCATGACGACGTGATCGCGAAGCTCACCGAGATCGACCGGAATCTGAGCGATCCGAACGAGCCGATCATCGCCTACGGCTTCGATCCCGCAAACCAGGGTGGTTCGCTCGATCGCAAGGGGCTCGATGCGATCAGCAAAACGCGGTCGATCACGGTGATCGCCTTCGCACCGCATTTCGTCTACCTCAACAGCCCCGCGATCAAGGTAGCCGGGATCAAGGATGACACCACCATCCATGGCGTCTTCAAGAATCCCGACGGCACGCTGAGCGGTGTTTTCAATGAGACGCTGGCCGTTCAGGCGGCACTGAAGCCGGTCTTTCCGAAGATCATCGCGCTCGGGGGCGTCAAGGGCCTGAAGTTCATGGGCGACATTGCCACCAGTGTCGGCATCACCACCACCTCCGACATGGCGTACGGCGCCATCGATCTCGATACGGAGTGGAAAGACACCACCGAGGCGGAGTCCGATCCGAACTTCGCGGTCCGGATGCGGCTGGTGCCGATGGAAGCCGTGATGCACGCCAAATACGGGGATGGCGCTGTCGATGCCTGGCGGAAGATGGCAGCAAAGGGCAATGACAAGCTGTTCGTCGACGGCATCAAGTTCTGGACCGACGGGTCGCTGCCGCTCATGTCGAGCATGGTTCGGTTCCCGGGCTTTCTCGATGGCTCGAACGGCAGCGTGAACAATATTCCATGGGATCAGCTAACGGCCCGAATGCTCCCCTGGTGGAAGGCAGGAATCCAGATCCACTGCCACGTCAACGGCGACCTGTCGCTCGACGCATGCCTCCATTCGCTGGCCGAATTGCAGGACAGCAAGCCGCGCTTCGACCATCGCTTTAACCTCGAGCATTACACCATGAGCACGCCGATGCAGGTGCGCCGGACGGCGAAGCTGGGCGGGGTTGCCAGCGTCAATATCTATTTCGCCGGCTATCGCAGCCTGCTGCACAGCAACCACGCCTATGGTCCGGATCGCTCCGAAGCCTTTGCTCGGCTGGGATCGCTGGAACGCGAAGGCGTGATCTTCGGGCTGCATTCAGACTATCCGCAGGTGATCGTGCCGATGAATCCGCTGGAAGCCGTCGGCATTGCGGTCGCTCGCATCGCCGAAGACGGCAAGACGGTGGTGGCGCCGGGTGAGCGCATCGGGGTCGATCGGGCGCTGCGCGCGATCACGATCGATGCCGCCTACGTCATCGGTATGGAAGACAAGGTCGGCAGCCTGATACCGGGCAAGTTCGCCGACTTCGCCGTGCTCGAGGGCGACCCCTACGCCGTCGATCCGACGAAGATTAAGGACATCCCGGTCTGGGGCACGGTGCTGTCGGGCAAGCTGCACAAGGCGAACAGGTAAAGCAAATCAGACTTGCCAGGTGGCTCACGTCCATGAGGCGTTGAAGATGGCAGGGCGCGAGAACGCGCATTCTTGATTGCAAGAATAGATTCGCCATCACTATCAAGACCGGGAAGATCTACAAGAACACGCTCTGACGTGATGTCGGCTTGGGGTCAGCAGCAGACATGACGTCTGAGGGGCCGGCGCGTCTGCTTCGTGCCACTAGCGGACATGGACCTATTTCTCTGCCTCGCTTTCGGGCGCTTCGGTCTCGGCCCCTTTGCGGTCGTAGGCACCGAACAACGAGGGATCGAGGCCCTTGCGATCGAAAACGCCTTTTAGGGCGATGTTGGCCATCTGAGGACCATCGTCCGTCATGGTCACCCACATGATGTGATCCACATTGCCCGGACCCTCTTGGTGAAACGAGGCTCCCGCGGGTCCCATCGTGATGTGTTCAACGCCATTGATTTTGTCGTAGTCATAATAATGCAGGTGCCCTGCAAAGAAGGTGTGCTTTCTGTCCTTCAGAAGCTGCTCAATTTTGTTGAAGCTCTCTGACGGATTCTCCCACGCGGGTTCGTGCAGGAACAGAAAGGTCCAGCGCACGTCAGGATATTTTGCGAGCGTGTTCTTTACAAAGGTCGTTTGAGCGTCATTGAACTCCACGGGCTTCCCAAGCGCGGCGACGACAGCTTCATCGGACATGAACTCGGCCAACATGGCCTTCGCCTTCTCGGGGTCTTCCGTCTGCAGCCGGTTGTAGGTTTCGAGTTTTTCCTCCATGCCCTCGGGGGCTTGGCGGGGCGGATTTTCGCTGTCGAGAACTAGGAACAACACGTCCTTATAGACGAAGTAGTAATAGGTCGCGCCGTGGCGGTCACGGTACACCTGTTGTGCTGTCTTATTCGCGATGTCGTGATTGCCAGGTGTTGGGAAAAACGGCATCTCCAGCGTCTTCAGCACACCGTCGGATTCATCCCATTCAGCGTTGAGCTTTGCCGCGTCGTCGCTGTAGCCCTCGATCGTATCGCCAACATTGATGACGAACTCCGGCTGCAGCAAGTTGATCTGATCCATCGCTAATTTGAAGGTGCCCTGAACGTTGGCGCCTCCGGTGCGATCGCCAATAACCACGAACTGGAAATTGGCAGGATCATCCGTGAACTTCTCAGAGGTCCACGGCTTTGCTTCGGAGAGGGCTTCCTTGTCGTAACTGAACTCAGCGGCATGAACTGGGGTGCACAGCCCCCCAAGGCAAAGGCCAAGCAACGCCGCAACACCGAGCAGCCGACAATACGAGAGAAGTTCCTTGGACATGGAGACCTCCGACTTTTGAACTCTCCGTCACATCTGTGGTGGCTTCCTGGAATGTTAGCCGGAGACCACCCTAGCTGCACGCTCCTTAGACGGAATGATTTAGGTCAAGGCATTATCTGTCAACGGACTATCATGTCCTTTTTGGGTCATCAGTAGTCGTCCTTTGATCTGGATCAGGCGCCCTCGCCGACCGGATAGTAGGCTGAGCAAGAAAGACAAAAAGAGGAGGTGCGTCCAATGACACGACCATCCATGCGTCTGAGTTGTATGCTCTGTGCAATACTGCTTTTAGGGACCCAGAACGTTTGCGCCGAAAACGATCCGATCACGGTCAATGTCGACAACTTCGCACGCGCCGAAACAGACATGCAGATAGGACGGATGCTTGAGGCCACAAACGGTGTGAACAAGTGGAGCCACAATCGGCTGCCGACGCCTCTCGACAAACAAAACGTCATTCGGATGAACCGTGACACGCTCTACAGCTTCGCGCTTGTCGATATCTCAGAAGGGGCCACCGTCACGCTTCCTGATGTTGGCGACCGCTACCTATCGCTCATGGTCGTCAACAACGATGGGTATATCAACAAAGTGTTCCATGGAGGCGGCACGCACGAACTCACAATGGAAGAGTTCGATACGCCCCATGTAATCCTGTCGGCGCGCATGCTGGTGAATTCTGCGGATG carries:
- a CDS encoding amidohydrolase — its product is MKHLLKAFRLPFACLLIACATVMTANAQSAPSPDHPEWAAALKAAGTPITVYTAKKIYTMDPGRPEATAIAVLDGRVLSTGTLESMKPWLSRYNYTVDDTLKDKIVMPGFIEPHTHFYMSAGFMALSYIGPIELPNPAGGMYEPVPTHDDVIAKLTEIDRNLSDPNEPIIAYGFDPANQGGSLDRKGLDAISKTRSITVIAFAPHFVYLNSPAIKVAGIKDDTTIHGVFKNPDGTLSGVFNETLAVQAALKPVFPKIIALGGVKGLKFMGDIATSVGITTTSDMAYGAIDLDTEWKDTTEAESDPNFAVRMRLVPMEAVMHAKYGDGAVDAWRKMAAKGNDKLFVDGIKFWTDGSLPLMSSMVRFPGFLDGSNGSVNNIPWDQLTARMLPWWKAGIQIHCHVNGDLSLDACLHSLAELQDSKPRFDHRFNLEHYTMSTPMQVRRTAKLGGVASVNIYFAGYRSLLHSNHAYGPDRSEAFARLGSLEREGVIFGLHSDYPQVIVPMNPLEAVGIAVARIAEDGKTVVAPGERIGVDRALRAITIDAAYVIGMEDKVGSLIPGKFADFAVLEGDPYAVDPTKIKDIPVWGTVLSGKLHKANR
- a CDS encoding metallophosphoesterase, with the protein product MSKELLSYCRLLGVAALLGLCLGGLCTPVHAAEFSYDKEALSEAKPWTSEKFTDDPANFQFVVIGDRTGGANVQGTFKLAMDQINLLQPEFVINVGDTIEGYSDDAAKLNAEWDESDGVLKTLEMPFFPTPGNHDIANKTAQQVYRDRHGATYYYFVYKDVLFLVLDSENPPRQAPEGMEEKLETYNRLQTEDPEKAKAMLAEFMSDEAVVAALGKPVEFNDAQTTFVKNTLAKYPDVRWTFLFLHEPAWENPSESFNKIEQLLKDRKHTFFAGHLHYYDYDKINGVEHITMGPAGASFHQEGPGNVDHIMWVTMTDDGPQMANIALKGVFDRKGLDPSLFGAYDRKGAETEAPESEAEK